Part of the Diprion similis isolate iyDipSimi1 chromosome 4, iyDipSimi1.1, whole genome shotgun sequence genome is shown below.
AATTAGGTGAATACTTActgtacataataataatggtaatcataataataagatCAACAGGCTTGAGAAGACGTTAAAGAGTTACACactaagaaattgaaatttgcatTTGAAGTTAAAAATCTTCAACGTAGACAGTAACATATATCGAATAATTACAGTTTCAACTTGAATACGTTTGGATCCAAATCATCGCAAAACTATGCCCTATCATTTTCTGAAAGTGTTGATATCTTGACAACAGAAAATAGAAAGTGATCAACTAAAATGGCTCATGCTGCATTGATACGTGGAATCCTACTCTTTGGATGCGCTTTCATATCAATAGTAAAAGCTTCTGAGGATGACCCCATTGAGTACATGAGCAAGGAGGAACGAGAAGCGCTAAAGTGAGTATTTATATTTGGCATGAGTTATTACTCCTCTCATTATCCGAACAgatttacataatattttgTCTATGGGCTTTTTAACGGAAAATTTCTATCACCGTTACTCAGAAGAAGGTAAATATCGTAGAGGagtaatgaaatattcataGCAGTTATTTATTCACGTTAAACACTGTATTTGAAGTTTTTCTTGAACcattaagaaaatttatactcaAAACTTTAGGCAGCAGTGAAGTATTTCCTATTTGTTAACTTGGCCTTTTAAATTTCTGGACAGacaaaaatcaacgaatttttCTGTATTTGGCAACTAGATGATACGATAATTCAAAACGGGGGACTTTTCAAGGTTTATTCCAGCATTACTATCACTTTTCTGATGgtcgattttttattgatgTAAAGGTCAAGCAACTTTCTTAACTGTAAACAGTCAATACTTATTATCCTCACGGTTCGCAAATACTTATATCTGTATCTTGCAAGATTTTGCAACGATATATGGAATAAAGTTGTTTATGTACGGtcaaaagttttatttaaaacGTAGATATGTTGGTAAAAACTGATGATCTATTTTTAGGGAGGAAGCGCGGGATATGTTTTATCATGGATACAATGCTTATATGGTAAGTATTTGAAATTCTAAGGTTCTTAGATTTCTGGAGTGCTGAACAAGCATCTtttaaattgcaatttttcaaaggaCAACGCATATCCAGCCGATGAGCTGATGCCACTGAGCTGTAAAGGAAGATACAGAGGATCAGAGCCAGACAGAGGTGACATTGATACTACACTTGGAAAGTAAGCAATATTTAGAGATATTTATCACAAGAGATGATTCGAAAGTTTAAATCATTCTTTAGCTgtttaaaattctaaaaatcgatataatttacagtgattgtttattgaattttagcTTCTCATTAACACTAGTGGATGCAATGGACACGCTTGTGGTGAGTGgttgaataatatttgaaactgaaaattgaAGTTGATTTTCATTGGAAATTGTAATTCTTCAATTACAACATCCTGACAATCCTACATGCcatgaaatttgaatcaaaTTGCAGTTAAAGACATATCATTATTCGTCAAATGCAGTTAAATCTCACAATTCAACGTGAATATTGAGatatttttagtatttatttgttataaaattcttcTTACATTTTAAACATTTGACCTAGTTATTGCACGCACAAATGTTTCGCTTAGCTTATGATTGCAATCACATCAAGCAATCTGATTTGAATAAACCAtgtcttgtaatattttttatttattttcttatcattATATGTCTGTAAacctgaatatttattttgtagcCTTGGcacattttcaaatcaattctattacgtaatatttaaaaaattttagctaTTGGGTGACTtggaagaatttcaaaatgccGTCAAGCTGGTAATCAGAGACGTATCTTTTGAGACAGACGTGATTGTATCCCTCTTTGAAACCAACATAAGAGTACTTGGGTAAATAGAATCAATAAACCTCCAAATATACTGTGCTGGTGGTAACAATGTGCTtaacttatatttttatatttttgataacAGAGGACTACTGAGCAGTCATATACTAGCTGAATATATGCAGCAACGAGCGGACATCATGCCTTGGTACAGAGGCGAGCTTTTGGACCTTGCTAAGGATTTGGGATATAGATTTCTGCCTGCATTCAACACTACAACTGGTATTCCATATGGCAGGGTAAATAAAGTTATGAACTAATTCTGTTGAAGTATCTAGATCTCATTGTTTTGGATACATCTTATCTATTTTAaacttgatatattttttctcattcaatcTTTATTGTTGATAGATAAATCTGAAGAATGGGATGAAGGGTATACCTCTTGAAGCGACCAGAGAAACCTGTACTGCTTGTGCTGGAAGCATGATTTTAGAGATGGCTGCATTATCCAGATTAACCGGAGAGCCAATTTTCGAGGTATGTTTCTCTCAATCGGCTATAACATCTGAGTTTTGTTAGgtatcaaatttgaaacttcaTGCTGACTTGATTCATACAGGAAAAAGCACAGCGGGCAATGGACAGTCTTTGGAAAATGCGCCATCGAGGTACAGACTTGATGGGTTCTGTATTGAACGTTAACTCCGGAGATTGGGTACGTCGAGACTCTGGTGTTGGTGCCGGGATAGACTCATACTACGAATATTGTCTCAAAGCATATATTCTACTAGGCAAGTATTACTCTCTGAATAATATTCTACAAAATCTTAATTCACCTATTATTTACGCTCACAATTAGTCAACTGTTAATAAATGTCTAGTGTGCATGCTTCTAAGTATGCAATTActaacaattaattttcactttttccttAGGTGATGAAAAGTACTTAGGAAGATTCAACAAGCATTACCAAGCTGTGATGAAATATATAAGTCAAGGGCCAATGTTGTTGGATGTCCACATGCATAGGCCTAATACaaactcgaaaaattttatggacGCACTGTTAGCTTTCTGGCCAGGTTTACAGGTGCGCAAATCAGCTACCGATTACTTACGACAATCCTTGAATATTATTCTCTGAACACGAAGCTTCAGAGTTATGGATAAGGACGTATCATTGTGATCGGATAATATCACGTTTATCATCAAATCATTTTCTGTAATCTAGCGATGAGTATATCCGTTTCTCATTACAGGTATTGAAAGGAGACATAAAACCAGCTGTTGAAACTCACGAAATGCTGTATCAAGTTATGCAGAGGCACAATTTCATTCCAGAAGCATTTACAACagattttcaagtaaaaaataaatttatttccgtTTCTGTGTCGAAAACAGTTCTATGaatcaaagatttaaaaacCCTAGATTCCACAAATCAAATATAATGGACAATCTTGTTCTGTTGGatatatttcttcaaatttctagaAAAAAACCGGATGTTATTCAGTCCAGAAACATAAATACGAATGAAGTATAATTAAGACTTCAGTCATTTTCATAGAGCTCACATTGACTAATGATGATGGCCAAACTACAAGGCTCGTTCACATTATATGGAATCAGTTACAAACGTTTGTGGAATCGTAAATAATCTTAATGATTTGCTGTGTTCATTTAAACTTTACTTTCTTTTACATCCTTCACATATTTGGAcacctttttttatttgagaatttggtgtcaaaattaattacatgaCTGTTATTGCATGGAAATTCACTTTACAGGTACACTGGGGTCATCACCCACTGAGACCAGAGTTTTTAGAGTCTACGTATTTTTTGTACCGAGCAACTGGTGATCACTACTACTTGGGCGTAGGTCGTAAAGTGCTCAAAAGCCTGCAAACCTATGCTAGGGTTCCTTGCGGTTACGCTGCCGTTTCTGACGTCCGTACCAATAAAAATGACGATACAATGGATAGCTTTGTACTATCTGAAACATTCAAATATCTGTTCTTACTCTTTGCTGAGCCTAGCGAATTACTGATTGATCCAGACGAATTTGTATTCACTACAGAAGGTCACTTGTTACCATTGACTTTAGCTTCCATTGGTTCAAATACGTCTTCGGTGAGTTATTCACTGTCGTGATGTTTCTCTTCCTGTTAAAATCATGACCATGCTCTACTTTttatgatattatttattataaaattttctttctcactcACATTACTTTGCATGCAACACAGGGTTTTGAAAAGGATATAATAGATGTAGATGAGTTTGACAGGACGTGTCCAAACAGTCTACATTTGTTCCCAGCCTCCGTTCGCCAACCGTTACGAAATATGGTGGAAGATGTATGTCCAAGGCGAACATTAAAGCGGAAAATAAGTGCTTCGCAATTTCAAGTAAGCGATTTTCATAGTTACAATAATAACCAAACCTTCGATTTTGTGCTAAAGGTTTAATACTACCAAGTTGACTTATAATTACTTAACATTTTCTGTTCAGGCAAACAATTTGGAACATTTATCGCTACTTAGTGACATGGGTATCACTATTATAACGCGGGCTGATGGGCGTGTTCAGCTTTTACACACATTTTCCAACGTGCGTAAGATATGATCAGCTAACTCTATACTAGCAATCCAATGTTTGAACAATACTGCACAGCACAtagatgtatagaaaaatgtataatattggTGTTTTGAATGGTGGGGTCTTTTAaagaaatcacgaaaaaatgTGCATCAAATACAGATTCCCCAGGTTTTTTACCAGTAGAAAGATAAGATAATAAAGGGAATCACACTCAGTGTTCACTTTTTCTGTAAATCGAATTCACCTTAAGAATGGATGTACGATTTTAATCTTTTGAGGCGGACATGCTCTCACAGCCAATTCTCCAATATATTAAGTACAGTTAACTAATATATTTCAGGCAAATACTGCGCAAGATGCAGAGGAAGGGCTTCTATTTATGCAAGAAATGGTTGAGCTAAGTAAGATGCAGACCCAGCAGGCCGAAACAAAACCTCAAGCCGTTACGTTCACACTCCCAACACATCCTAAACAAGAAACGACATTATTGGCTGGTCCTGCTCACTTTGGGCGCAAACTGCGAGGCCCAAACAGTAAAGTTACTGGCAAAGTTATATACGCGGAGCCACCGACAGCTTGTACAGAACTTCAAAATGTAGATAAGCTAgttggaaaaattgttatagtGGATCGCGGTGACTGCATGTTTGTGGAAAAGGTAATGTAATTCTGAATCGTGACGGCGTTTTGTAATTTCTGTTGAAAATAAGTGTCTCATATATAGCAGCCTTCGAAGAGATCAGTAACTATTATCAAATGTACTCTAAgataatgtaaatttttttcatgaaatgtaTCTAAAATATGTGTATGTCTGCGCTCTTGTTACAGGCCCGTCGAATCCAGAAAGCAGGTGCACTGGCTGGTGTAGTTTTGGACAACGTCGTTGGTTCGAGTGCAGCAACATTTCCAATGTTTGCTATGTCTGGCGATGGAAATGAGGCTGATTATGTGGTTATACCTATTGTCTTCCTTTTCAATGCAGAAGCTACACGATTGTTAGAGGCTATAGTTGCTAGTCGTGGGCAACTTGTGGTCACTAttggtaattgaaaaatttccaactgTACCTTACACGTTCaagtatttcatttcattcgtaTTGTTCGATAATGAAATACATGGtgaacataaaaatatgagataataaatattactcTTTATTACTACAGGAGAATATATAATCAAAGATGAAGTCCAGCTCAAAGCTCCCAACGATTTGTCTATGTTTGAACGACTTAAAGGCtctttcaaagaatttattgtccGACAAATGGCTCCACAGGTTTGTATTCCTGGGTTTTTAGCCTTTATATTTGTCGAATATTTTGCGCCATGGCTCCACAGGTTTGTATTCCTGGGTTTTTAGCCTTTATATTTGTcgaatattttgcaatttggCTCATAGCTCTGTACAAGTAGCACTATACATCCGTCTTTGTGACTTAGATTACATTCTTCCCTGGGACCCAGTATTTCTATGGAGTCAAAGTCAGACTAGATTCTCTCAATATTAACGAAAATTGACTTTGGCTCTTTCAAAGTAAGCCACAAAAATACAGGGTGTTTCAACCAGTTTTTGTCTGCGAAAATTGAGGGTGGCTGAGAATGTTGAAGGATGCAATTGCTGAACTGTGTTATTATACAATGTTATTCGCAAGTTGTTCCTGTTTCTTATGATACCTACATTCTTCCACCAGCAAAAGTTACCAGATATCAATGCAGGCAACAATTTCATGGGATACCCTGTACACTGTTGGTATATTACGTACTTCCATACTAGGTATATAGGCTAAATCATTCTGGATTTCCTGCGAATGGAACAGGACAATAAGTTTTAGCTTTGCCTTTAATTTCGACCATTTATGTTCTGCATTAAAACCCGGTAatctggaaaattttgaaactgcaGGTTGTGTCGTTTCTAGGGTATATTTCAGTTTATCATCGCAACTTGGACGGGTTGAGATTTCTATGAGAATTTgtgttgcaaaaaattatatgctaacagttttctatcttttttttcagtttttttttcaattaatttattttattattttattttattttttcaatacttgtatacctatttatttttctgattgTGTGTTTCAACTTGCGCAATTAAATTCTAGTCACGTAACGTTTTGAGTCGTTGCGGGTTTTCAGAAAAGATTGAAATTGTAGGCAAATTCAAATCTTTGTCCTGTAGAAGTTCCTAAATATCCATGGATTTGCCAATACGTAAGGCTTTTATAGAGATTAGGCGAATCATTGGAATACAGatatgttttatatatttttgtaaatcacGTACGTACACATACCTAGGACATACAAGTTATGTCCCACACGATTATTCCATCATACTGATATTATATCGATGAGTAAAGTGTggcaaaggaaaaaattgtgttGCAGTTTAAGCTCAAAGTtacgataaataaatagagTAAAAGTGATAATTAGCTACATTCTGTCATTATTGTAGCCACACCACATGTTATCGGTacctaatattttttttaaatatttttatgcagTTTATGCATAACATCGCTCATTTCTTTAAGCTGAGCAcgagatgataataatttgtagGGTATCGtgtctttattttaattctttaCCGTATACCGTATACATGTTTTACTTCTGCAAAAAATGGatacgaatttgaatttgacaaTGACAAAGATATTCTGCTAAAAAGTTATAGAAAATACACTTCAAGTACATGCAAAGGATATGGAACACAGCGATTATTCAAAACATTTAGTTGATATGCATCGTGATATTCGAGATCttagttataattattaacagCAGATAATAGGTTTTTAAGTAAATTTTGAACGACTCTTCTTTGTACTAATATTCAGGAGTCTTTATTGCTTTTGAACTctggaatgaatttattcaaatttgtcaTATGATAATGGCAGGAATCGGGACAGTTtttgttgaaacaaaattctgcaACGGGCAACACTGCTACTTCGATAGTGAAACACACTGAGATCATACGAGAGGAGGACCAGAAGATAATCGTAGAGTTTCAGCATTTAAAAGCAGAGATAACTCACACGTTAActgaagaagaaataagaataacaGTGAATCTTGATAAAACATTGTCAGCACCTCAGGAACATGGCGATTcctcagattttgaaaagaaatggagATTCCTGCGTAAAATGTTTGTCAATCAAATATTCGCAAACACTAAAAAAGGTTCCAGTTTATATATTAAAGGCTCTGTCATGAAGGGTTACTACAAGTGGGTTCAGACCGAACGTGGGCTCTCCAATGATGTCATAAACAGTATAAACTTGTCACGCAAAGTCCTTTGGTTTCTGAAAGAGCTCGGTGAATTGGGGCTCGATTTATCAGTTGCAGATAAAACGAATGAAGTAACTAACATAAATAAACGACGAGTAGAGTTACTGAAGCAGTATTT
Proteins encoded:
- the LOC124405485 gene encoding ER degradation-enhancing alpha-mannosidase-like protein 3 isoform X1, producing MAHAALIRGILLFGCAFISIVKASEDDPIEYMSKEEREALKEEARDMFYHGYNAYMDNAYPADELMPLSCKGRYRGSEPDRGDIDTTLGNFSLTLVDAMDTLVLLGDLEEFQNAVKLVIRDVSFETDVIVSLFETNIRVLGGLLSSHILAEYMQQRADIMPWYRGELLDLAKDLGYRFLPAFNTTTGIPYGRINLKNGMKGIPLEATRETCTACAGSMILEMAALSRLTGEPIFEEKAQRAMDSLWKMRHRGTDLMGSVLNVNSGDWVRRDSGVGAGIDSYYEYCLKAYILLGDEKYLGRFNKHYQAVMKYISQGPMLLDVHMHRPNTNSKNFMDALLAFWPGLQVLKGDIKPAVETHEMLYQVMQRHNFIPEAFTTDFQVHWGHHPLRPEFLESTYFLYRATGDHYYLGVGRKVLKSLQTYARVPCGYAAVSDVRTNKNDDTMDSFVLSETFKYLFLLFAEPSELLIDPDEFVFTTEGHLLPLTLASIGSNTSSGFEKDIIDVDEFDRTCPNSLHLFPASVRQPLRNMVEDVCPRRTLKRKISASQFQANNLEHLSLLSDMGITIITRADGRVQLLHTFSNANTAQDAEEGLLFMQEMVELSKMQTQQAETKPQAVTFTLPTHPKQETTLLAGPAHFGRKLRGPNSKVTGKVIYAEPPTACTELQNVDKLVGKIVIVDRGDCMFVEKARRIQKAGALAGVVLDNVVGSSAATFPMFAMSGDGNEADYVVIPIVFLFNAEATRLLEAIVASRGQLVVTIGEYIIKDEVQLKAPNDLSMFERLKGSFKEFIVRQMAPQESGQFLLKQNSATGNTATSIVKHTEIIREEDQKIIVEFQHLKAEITHTLTEEEIRITVNLDKTLSAPQEHGDSSDFEKKWRFLRKMFVNQIFANTKKGSSLYIKGSVMKGYYKWVQTERGLSNDVINSINLSRKVLWFLKELGELGLDLSVADKTNEVTNINKRRVELLKQYLSLKMDDMAFRKNAVVKLKNLKSANPEMEQLFEQLESGKVKVENYALFSKLLKDIFEGEDELIGRHIMILDHLNKAIQTNNPSEMLIDQLRKELGDSLELTDFSESEGDILVGESRTDDTESSKSEKTKSPQEYSEIHVIDSQNPDDFEDFILIEIEKAAQNPTESSSSSLKNVDFDKSEVKSDTIAFDKKEGAYEERKKLLQEIRREISDSQNSNNDDNSNKDNSNMRSLNNNEIELNTEINLEPKQIPDEQLRSNDPLEDFKKPVWASDESKILKGFSDFQQKKEIRSTGYDSQEKNNYEYRSKEEEGRNQERENGKVVTEEHTGSRIKTNANTRDGKKHIDDEL
- the LOC124405485 gene encoding ER degradation-enhancing alpha-mannosidase-like protein 3 isoform X2, which gives rise to MAHAALIRGILLFGCAFISIVKASEDDPIEYMSKEEREALKEEARDMFYHGYNAYMDNAYPADELMPLSCKGRYRGSEPDRGDIDTTLGNFSLTLVDAMDTLVLLGDLEEFQNAVKLVIRDVSFETDVIVSLFETNIRVLGGLLSSHILAEYMQQRADIMPWYRGELLDLAKDLGYRFLPAFNTTTGIPYGRINLKNGMKGIPLEATRETCTACAGSMILEMAALSRLTGEPIFEEKAQRAMDSLWKMRHRGTDLMGSVLNVNSGDWVRRDSGVGAGIDSYYEYCLKAYILLGDEKYLGRFNKHYQAVMKYISQGPMLLDVHMHRPNTNSKNFMDALLAFWPGLQVLKGDIKPAVETHEMLYQVMQRHNFIPEAFTTDFQVHWGHHPLRPEFLESTYFLYRATGDHYYLGVGRKVLKSLQTYARVPCGYAAVSDVRTNKNDDTMDSFVLSETFKYLFLLFAEPSELLIDPDEFVFTTEGHLLPLTLASIGSNTSSGFEKDIIDVDEFDRTCPNSLHLFPASVRQPLRNMVEDVCPRRTLKRKISASQFQANNLEHLSLLSDMGITIITRADGRVQLLHTFSNANTAQDAEEGLLFMQEMVELSKMQTQQAETKPQAVTFTLPTHPKQETTLLAGPAHFGRKLRGPNSKVTGKVIYAEPPTACTELQNVDKLVGKIVIVDRGDCMFVEKARRIQKAGALAGVVLDNVVGSSAATFPMFAMSGDGNEADYVVIPIVFLFNAEATRLLEAIVASRGQLVVTIGEYIIKDEVQLKAPNDLSMFERLKGSFKEFIVRQMAPQVCIPGFLAFIFVEYFAIWLIALYK